The Montipora capricornis isolate CH-2021 chromosome 6, ASM3666992v2, whole genome shotgun sequence genome has a window encoding:
- the LOC138053358 gene encoding olfactomedin-like protein 2B — MFLSCHLVCLLLTLEAIDALDNSTVNSRTKRSLSTKDLVLELMHRMIIEEKQDLAKADNSVSILQRDSCTNIKSIGKPVTHNTRSWVGAWMKDPLGIMGTEAIFVMEGNYDRRQLEEYENMNMLKAGLARKTYTLPYDWDGTGAVVYGPYLFYNRENSNQIVKYNLRSRRIEAQISVSNCAPRSNEYEWGGYGGMDMAVDEQGLWVLCGNTGTSAKSLMAGKINIVENIISHSFYPNTERITLMGNAFVACGVIYTIDSYNSKSTTINFAYDTKTGRQWNPNIKFTNQYGCNFMVDYNPREKVLYAWDASYQVTYPITFEEH, encoded by the exons ATGTTTCTTTCTTGTCACCTGGTTTGCCTTCTACTCACTTTGGAGGCT ATTGATGCACTTGACAATTCCACAGTCAATTCGCGCACCAAAAGATCCTTGTCCACTAAAGATCTCGTTCTGGAACTG ATGCATAGGATGATTATTGAGGAGAAGCAGGACTTGGCCAAAGCAGACAACAGTGTTAGCATTCTCCAGAGAG ACAGTTGCACCAACATCAAGTCGATTGGTAAACCAGTGACCCACAACACAAGGAGCTGGGTAGGAGCCTGGATGAAAGACCCGCTAGGAATCATGGGGACTGAGGCTATCTTTGTGATGGAAGGTAATTATGACAGAAGGCAGCTTGAAGAATACGAAAACATGAACATGTTAAAAGCAGGACTGGCGCGTAAGACGTACACACTGCCTTATGACTGGGACGGAACAGGTGCTGTGGTGTATGGACCATATCTCTTCTACAACAG AGAAAATTCCAACCAAATTGTGAAGTACAATCTGCGATCACGGAGAATAGAGGCTCAAATAAGCGTGAGCAATTGCGCACCGAGAAGTAACGAATACGAGTGGGGTGGATACGGTGGAATGGACATGGCAGTGGATGAGCAAGGGTTGTGGGTGTTATGTGGAAATACCGGAACAAGCGCTAAAAGTTTGATGGCCGGTAAAATCAATATCGTGGAAAACATCATTAGCCACTCTTTTTACCCTAATACAG AACGTATCACTTTGATGGGGAATGCTTTTGTTGCTTGTGGAGTGATTTACACCATTGACAGCTACAACAGCAAATCCACCACAATCAACTTCGCCTACGACACGAAGACTGGAAGACAGTGGAACCCCAACATAAAGTTCACCAACCAATATGGCTGCAACTTCATGGTGGATTACAATCCAAGAGAGAAAGTGCTATACGCTTGGGATGCCAGTTATCAAGTCACTTATCCCATTACTTTTGAGGAGCATTAA